One Kosmotoga arenicorallina S304 genomic window carries:
- a CDS encoding ABC transporter permease, with protein sequence MSWIEAIFSILVNPLFYKLMLLSATPLIFASLGGVYSESTGVTNIALEGIMLMGAFVSIVFTQITGNPWIGVIAAVVIGFGFSWLHAWASIRWSANQIVSATALIIIAQGITSFLMKPIFGHEGQTDFIGKISDLHIPFLEKIPFIGEIFGELSPFVYIALALVAFSWFLMYKTPLGLRMRAVGENPEAADTLGINVYKTRYFGVLMSGILASLGGAFLSVGELGRFVENMVHGRGFIALAAMILGNWNPVGAMWAALLFGAAEAMNLQLQSSSIVSVSATIKPLFNMLPFVVTLIVVGGFIGKTRAPAADGVPYEKE encoded by the coding sequence ATGAGTTGGATTGAAGCTATATTCTCTATTCTTGTAAACCCCCTATTTTATAAATTAATGCTGCTTTCTGCTACACCTTTGATTTTTGCTTCACTCGGCGGTGTTTATAGTGAATCCACTGGCGTAACAAATATAGCCCTTGAAGGAATTATGCTTATGGGAGCCTTTGTTTCAATTGTTTTTACACAGATCACCGGAAATCCATGGATAGGTGTGATTGCTGCCGTGGTCATAGGCTTTGGCTTTTCCTGGTTGCACGCATGGGCAAGTATACGCTGGTCCGCAAATCAAATCGTAAGTGCAACTGCATTGATTATTATAGCTCAGGGTATAACTTCATTCCTTATGAAGCCAATTTTTGGACATGAAGGGCAAACAGACTTTATCGGCAAAATTAGCGACCTTCATATTCCTTTTCTGGAAAAGATTCCCTTTATTGGAGAAATCTTTGGCGAACTAAGCCCCTTTGTTTATATTGCCCTTGCCCTTGTGGCATTTAGCTGGTTCCTCATGTACAAAACTCCATTGGGTTTGAGAATGAGGGCGGTTGGTGAAAATCCCGAAGCTGCCGATACGCTGGGAATAAATGTCTACAAAACGCGTTATTTCGGGGTCCTTATGAGTGGTATACTCGCAAGTCTTGGTGGAGCTTTCCTTTCGGTTGGAGAACTTGGAAGATTTGTTGAAAACATGGTTCACGGCAGAGGCTTTATAGCATTGGCTGCTATGATACTTGGTAACTGGAACCCCGTTGGCGCAATGTGGGCAGCTTTGCTCTTTGGCGCGGCTGAAGCCATGAACCTTCAATTGCAAAGCAGTTCTATTGTTTCGGTTTCAGCCACTATTAAACCGTTGTTCAACATGCTTCCCTTTGTTGTCACGCTAATTGTGGTTGGTGGATTTATTGGCAAGACCAGGGCACCTGCAGCCGATGGTGTCCCTTACGAAAAAGAATAG
- a CDS encoding ABC transporter permease, whose amino-acid sequence MNRSKIYPLLVPTVSVLIALAIASVIIIIIGKNPISAYAVMIKGAFGGSEQLANTIVKMTPLVLTGLAVGFGFRAGVFNIGAEGQMAIGALIGSMVAINMGAVPSLITIPVVIVTGMLGGAIWASIAGFLKAFTGAHEVISTIMLNWIAANLASFMVTGPLAVGSGTPKSPEIAESAKLPIMMKVQATELSIGIIIAVIVAIIMQIILERTTMGYELKGVGFNPYASEYGGISIRKNIILTMAISGALAGMAGIIDIMGVPPHRFVGELTGGRGFDGITIALIGRNNPVGIIFAALLIAALRTGSNAMQISAQIPDDIVIIIQGIVIFLVAAERIVATIINWKRKRGELA is encoded by the coding sequence ATGAATCGAAGCAAAATTTATCCTTTGCTCGTTCCTACTGTATCTGTCTTAATAGCGCTTGCAATAGCATCAGTTATCATAATAATAATTGGGAAAAATCCTATTTCAGCTTATGCGGTAATGATCAAAGGTGCTTTTGGCGGATCGGAGCAGCTGGCGAATACCATTGTCAAAATGACCCCGCTTGTACTCACCGGATTGGCAGTGGGATTCGGTTTTAGAGCTGGTGTTTTCAACATCGGTGCAGAAGGTCAGATGGCAATCGGTGCGCTCATTGGCTCAATGGTAGCTATTAATATGGGAGCGGTTCCTTCACTGATAACCATTCCAGTTGTTATAGTAACTGGGATGCTGGGAGGAGCTATCTGGGCATCAATAGCCGGTTTTTTGAAAGCCTTCACGGGAGCACATGAAGTCATTTCAACTATTATGCTGAACTGGATTGCCGCCAATCTCGCCTCTTTTATGGTCACCGGACCTCTGGCTGTGGGATCCGGAACACCAAAAAGCCCGGAAATTGCTGAATCAGCAAAACTTCCCATCATGATGAAAGTTCAGGCCACAGAGCTCAGCATAGGCATAATTATCGCTGTAATAGTGGCGATTATTATGCAGATCATCCTTGAACGGACAACCATGGGATATGAACTGAAGGGCGTCGGTTTCAATCCCTATGCTTCGGAATACGGTGGAATAAGCATAAGGAAGAATATCATCTTAACCATGGCTATAAGTGGAGCTCTGGCTGGAATGGCCGGTATTATAGATATCATGGGAGTACCGCCACATCGATTTGTTGGAGAACTGACAGGTGGTAGAGGGTTCGACGGTATCACAATTGCGCTGATAGGAAGAAATAACCCTGTCGGTATTATTTTTGCTGCCCTTCTCATTGCAGCTCTCAGGACGGGCTCAAACGCTATGCAGATCAGTGCACAGATACCCGATGACATTGTCATAATCATTCAGGGTATCGTTATCTTCCTTGTAGCTGCTGAAAGGATTGTAGCCACCATCATCAACTGGAAAAGAAAGAGGGGTGAACTCGCATGA
- a CDS encoding ABC transporter ATP-binding protein, whose product MKGIVKKFPSVVANDRVDFFVKKGEIHALVGENGAGKSTLMKQLYGLYTPDDGEIYINGKRVHFKGPRDAIDNGIGMVHQHFMLVDNQTVAENVILGSEPRKGIVLDYNKARKEVKELSEKYGLAVDVDAKIEDIPVGMQQRVEILKILYRGAEILIFDEPTAVLTPQETEELFNVMRLLKDSGKTIIFITHKLNEVMAITENVTVMRLGKVTGNVLTKDTNPREIATMMVGREVLLRIEKEEANPSGVVLEIEDLWVKDNRGLDAVRGVSLEVRAGEIVGIAGVAGNGQTELVEAITGLRKAEKGKVVLLGKEMTNASPLEFRESGLTHIPEDRIKRGMISQYPVYYNVILGKHSEEPFARNGILNLGEIKQYSSKLIERFDVRPRDINMLAGNLSGGNQQKMVVARELDETPVKPKVVVIAQPTRGLDIGAIEFIHKTIISMRDQGIGILLISMELDEIFSLSDRILVFYEGEIMGEVTPEEITREEIGLMMAGHKKAEVLGEQRGDVK is encoded by the coding sequence ATGAAGGGTATTGTAAAAAAATTCCCTTCCGTGGTAGCAAATGACAGAGTGGATTTTTTCGTAAAAAAAGGTGAGATACATGCTCTGGTTGGAGAAAATGGTGCAGGAAAATCCACACTCATGAAACAGCTGTATGGTCTTTACACACCTGATGACGGTGAAATTTACATCAATGGGAAAAGAGTGCATTTTAAAGGTCCACGGGATGCTATCGACAATGGTATCGGAATGGTTCACCAGCACTTCATGCTTGTGGACAACCAGACTGTTGCCGAAAATGTCATACTTGGTTCTGAACCTCGAAAAGGTATTGTTCTTGATTACAACAAAGCAAGAAAAGAGGTCAAAGAACTTTCTGAGAAATACGGTCTGGCAGTTGATGTCGATGCTAAAATCGAAGATATTCCAGTTGGTATGCAGCAGAGAGTTGAAATATTGAAGATACTGTACAGAGGAGCGGAAATTCTCATCTTTGACGAACCTACGGCTGTTCTGACCCCTCAGGAAACTGAAGAGCTTTTTAACGTAATGCGGTTACTTAAGGACAGTGGAAAGACGATCATTTTCATAACTCACAAACTGAATGAAGTTATGGCCATTACTGAAAACGTAACCGTAATGCGCCTTGGTAAAGTAACAGGAAACGTACTCACCAAAGACACAAATCCCCGTGAAATAGCAACCATGATGGTAGGGCGTGAAGTATTGTTGAGGATTGAAAAGGAAGAAGCCAATCCCTCAGGTGTTGTTTTAGAGATCGAAGATCTTTGGGTGAAGGATAACAGAGGGCTTGATGCAGTACGCGGTGTTTCCCTTGAAGTCCGCGCAGGTGAAATCGTAGGAATTGCTGGTGTAGCCGGTAATGGGCAAACCGAACTTGTTGAAGCAATTACCGGTTTAAGAAAGGCGGAAAAAGGAAAGGTGGTACTTCTGGGTAAGGAAATGACAAATGCCTCTCCTCTGGAATTCAGAGAATCAGGTCTTACACACATTCCTGAGGATAGAATCAAAAGAGGTATGATTTCTCAATATCCTGTTTATTACAATGTAATCCTTGGAAAGCACTCCGAAGAACCCTTTGCAAGAAATGGCATTTTAAACCTTGGTGAAATCAAACAATATTCAAGCAAATTAATAGAACGCTTCGACGTTCGGCCACGTGATATAAACATGCTTGCAGGCAATCTTTCAGGTGGTAACCAGCAAAAAATGGTCGTCGCCAGGGAATTAGATGAAACACCAGTCAAGCCAAAAGTGGTTGTCATTGCACAACCCACAAGAGGTCTTGATATAGGCGCCATTGAGTTTATACACAAAACGATCATTTCCATGAGAGATCAGGGAATTGGCATCCTTCTTATATCAATGGAACTTGATGAGATCTTCTCTCTATCCGATCGAATACTGGTTTTCTACGAAGGTGAAATAATGGGTGAAGTCACACCAGAAGAAATCACAAGAGAGGAAATTGGTCTCATGATGGCAGGCCACAAAAAAGCAGAAGTGCTGGGTGAACAACGAGGTGATGTGAAATGA